Genomic window (Aquimarina sp. BL5):
TAAAAAGAAGAATAAACAGGATTCTTGGATAAAGTAGAAAGCGTAAGTGGAGTTACAAAATCTTTTGCCTTAGGAGTCATTACTACCTTTACTTCTGCGCCATTTTTAATAAAAAGACGCACCAAGGCAGCTGTTTTATACGCAGCAATACCAGCGGTAACACCTATTAAAATCTTTTTACCGCCTAATATCGATGACATGCTTATAGATACTTATAGAGATTCTGAATCTGTCTTAGTATTTCTGTAATATATCTTACCATCTAACCACTCTTGAGCAGCTAAAGAATGAGGCTTAGGTAATCTTTCATAGAACTTAGAAACTTCGATTTGTTCTTTGTTTTCAAAGATCTCTTCAAGACTATCATTATATGTTGCGAATTCATCTAATTTCTCTAAAAGCTCTTTTTTAATATCTGTATTAATTTGATTAGCTCTCTTAGATATTACAGAAATAGCCTCATAAATATTATCTGTAGGTTGATCTACTAAATTCTTATCAATAGTAGTAGTATTTACTGGGGCATTACTTTTTTTCAAATCCATCTTCTCCTATATTTTCTATTTATATTTTTCTAATCTTGTTTTTATATCTTCTGATATTTCTTCAGCATTGGCAGTAAACTCACCTTCTTTAAAATATTTCTTATAATTATTGTAAAAATCATTAGCTACTTCTAATCTTTCTTTTACAAAAACCTCATAACTACCAATAGCCAATAAGTACTGTGATTCTAGCTTGTAATATAATGCTTTTTCTCTAAAAGCAGATCCAGGATAATCAATTAAGTAATTATCGAAAGCATTAATCGCTACTTTATAATTTTCTCTATGATGATATTGCTTTGCAATCTCGAAAGCCTTCTTCTCTTTTTTATTTCTTAGTTCCGCTACTAGTTTATTCGCCTCATCAAGGTTTTCACTTTCTGGAAACGTATTGATATAGGTTTGGAGTTTCTCTAAAGCTTCATCTGTTTCTTTTTGATCTAAACTATATCTAGGTGATAAATAATAATAGCTCTTCGCTCCTTTATATGAAGCTTCTTCTCTTTTCTCACTATTAGGATAAGATTTAGCAAATCTTTCAAACTGATATCCAGCTAGATAATAATCTTCTAAATTATAATATGTATCAGAATAATAATACATTACTCTTTCCGCTTGAGGCTTACCTCTAAACTGAGGAACTATTTGTTCAAAAAGACGTAATGCCTTTTTATACTTCCCTTCTTTATATAATTCCTCTGCTAACTTATATTTAGGGCCAACTTCTTCCTCTTTTAGCACTCTTTGGTATTCACTACAAGAACCAAGGGTTAACACAAAAATCAGCAAAAACAATAATCTCTTCATATCTTAAAAAAACATCTGGCAAAAATAGATATTTCTACCGTATTACAAAAACTTTAATTCATCTATTAAATAACTAAATAAATGGCTGCTTGTTGCAAAATAAAAAAGAAAAAAGAATCAAGCTTAACTATCTGATTTATAATTTTTTGTTTTACCAATTTTATCATGATCTAAAATAGTGAATCCATCTTCATCATAATGAAATGCCGGAACAAATGCCTCATCCAATTTTAAATTACTTAATATATATGAATGTACCTGATGGAGTTCTTGTGCAAAAGACTCGTCATAATAGGTCACCAATATTAAGATTTCTCCATGTAACCTAGATAAATCTTCTCTACGAAACTCATTTAGAGGGCTGGATTCATTAATTGGGTGAACCACTGTCCAAGTGGTTGGTAAATATGTAATTTCGTTTCTTTCTAATTTTAGATTATAAAAATTATTGATATACTTTTTGTCTTTAGACTTCTGAGATAACGCTAACGTCATTTCCACTTTGGGACGAATCATCACATTCGTACTTCTACTCATTAATCTAAACATAATACAATCCACTCCTTTATGTTCTCTAACCACCATAATATCACTAAACCTAATACTCGATTTAGGCTTAGAAAACCTTCCATACAGTAAACCGGTAATAAAGGAAAAACTTAATAATCCAATTAAAGCTTCAAAAGAAGAAATCACACCAAAAATAACTCCCGTCGGTGCCATAGCACCATATCCTACAGTAGTTACCGTCTGAGCTGAAAAGAAGAATGCCTTTAGGAAATCTCTAAATAAGCTTCCTGTAGGTTCTGCAATCGCAGAGATTCCTATCAGGGTATATATTATTGCAAAAAAGGAATTTATCAATACATATCCTAATAGAACCCAACCAAAAAACTGTGTCCAGGTAATACTAATTAAATAGTTATAACTTCTGGAAATAGAAGTACGTCTATTAACATGTTTAATATTAAAAGAACCATCTGAATTAATAAACCGTTTAGCTTGTTCATCAGAAGATAAACCAATTCCAGGGTCTTTAATTCTTTTAGCCATAAAAGCCTATTAGTTATTATTTACGAATTCTTCTATCTTGTAAGCCAAATTCTTAGAAACTGAAATTAAAGGTAATCGTAAATAATCTTCACAAATTCCTTTTACCTTTAAAATATTCTTGATTCCGGCTGGATTACCTTCTTCAAAAGCGTAATCCAAAATTGGCAGCATTTTATAAAGTATTTCAAATGCTTTTTTTGTTTCTCCAGAAAGTCCTAAACGGATCATTTCAGAAAATTCTTTTGGAAAACCTTGACCGACAACACTAATCACTCCATCTCCTCCAGCTGCGACAGCGGGCAATGCCAAAGCATCATCTCCAGAAATAACGAGAAAGTCTTTTGGTCGATCTTTAAGAATCTTAAGCACCTGAGTAAAATCTCCTGTTGCTTCTTTGATTCCTACAATCTTATCCAATTGTGCAAGTCTAAGTGTAGTTTCGGCAGTCATATTAGTACCGGTTCTTGATGGAACATTATATAACAAAATCGGTAATGAAGCTTGATCATTAATCGTCTTGTAATGCTGATAAATACCTTCCTGACTTGGTCTATTATACATAGGAACTACCGATAATACAGCATCAAAATCAGACAAATCTGTATCCTTCATCTCCTGAAGAATAGCTGCAGTATTATTGCCACCAATACCTATCATAAGTGGCAACCTTTTATTATTTATTTTTACAATATGTGCTACTAAACTCTTTTTTTCTTCTTTTGTTAGTGTTACGGACTCTGCGGTAGTCCCCAAAACTACCAGATACTCTACTCCACCATCAATACAAAATTCAACTAACGATCCAACTCCTGCAAAATCAATTGATCCATCACTATTAAAAGGCGTTGCCAAAGCTACGCCAGTTCCTTTCAGAAAAGCACTCATATTATATTATCTGTAAAATTTTTAAATATTTTTTTAATTCGGAAATAAAAAGATTTATATTTTGGTTAGCAGCACCTATCACTAAATCATTAATGCGATTATCAATTTCTGCAAAGCCAACTTTGAACTTGGCTTTTGACGCTGCAGCCACATAATCCAGTTCTAACTTACTTTCTGAATAGAAGCTAATCAAAACATCATAATCATTATTTATAAAGTCATTTAGCGAATTACTTTTAACAGATCCATTTACACCAAAACTCTTATCATTATAATATGCTGCATCCTTATCATCAGAAATTTCTTTCTGATCTTCTTTATATCCCATTACTTTTAGTCGTTCTGATTTAACTCCTAATTCATTAGCCAGTTTAACTACTGATAGCACATTCACAGATTGCGAAGCATCTATTAGAACTGCCAAACTTTTTATACCAGAAACCTCTTTTGCAAGAGACTTTCTTTTTTTTATATGAGATTCAATGCTTTTTTTTAGCGCATTTTTTTTAAGACCCTTTAAAATCATTTATAAATAAAGATTAAGACACAAATGTAGCTATTTTACATTTTAAAAGTATGTTGTAAATACTAAGAAAAACAGAAAAACAAGAAAGTATTTAACTTTTAGTTATTTAATTAACAATACAAGCGCAATCTGTTTTATTATGCGATTAGCATATAACTTATATCCTAAAAATACTTCTCCTTTTCGTATTCTAAATCAATTGGCTTTGCCTCTATCAAAAATCTCAGAAAAAAGTACAGTCCTGCTATTTCCGCAATATTAATGAGTATCGTAAACACTCTGGTATGAAAATAAAAATAATTGATTAATAATAAGGCATTAACAAAAAGACAACAACTTGCTGAAATAAATAGTCGAAAATTACCTTCATACTTATCTACAATATATATAAAGAAACAAGCCGCTACAAAAATCAAAAGCACTATTAGAATCACAAAAAAGGAAAAAATAGAATCTATCAGACTGGGAAGTACCAATTCGGATATTGAAAAAATTAAATATGATATAAGAGCTAAACTAATTACTATAGGAAAAGTTACTATTTTTTTTACTTGTAAATCTGTTAGAACTATATATTTTCTTAGCAAAAAAACACATAACAAATAAAATATTATTACCGTAATAGCAACTAGATCAAAATACTTAGCAAAATCAATATAAATTAAGGTATCATTAACCAGAAGCACTAACATGCTTGCCACGTAATACAGGCTTATCGATTTAACATTAAAAATATGAATAAGAATTAAAGATATTGGTATCAAAGGCTTAGTATAAACCAAATACTTTTCTTCTAAAAATATAGCAACTAAGGTAACAATCAAAAAAGAAAAATAAAACAATATGTGCGTCCCCTTAATACCTCTCAATGTCAATAAAAGTTTTCTGATATAACCTAATACTCGATTAAGATATTAAAAATCAACAATTAAACTAAAAAAACTCCACATTATTAGGTTGTAAATCTTTTTGTTCGATAAAGAATTTAATTAAAAAGTAATGACCAAAAACTTGTAAAACGTTAGTAATAACAACAAAAATATCGAGATAAACATATAACTTATTGAGTACGGTAAGAATATTAACGATAAGAAAACAAGACGCAGCAATCATCAAGGATGAACTAACCACTGTCCTACTGTTCAGATATATATAATAACAAAAACCAATAAACAGTATAAATAGTACAATCAAAATATTAAGATACACTTGGTCATCATTAACATTTAAAGAAATCATATCGGCTACAGAATAAACAACATATGTAATCAAACACATTGTTATTGCCAATTGAAGCGTGAAAATTTTCTTAAACTGTATTTTAACTTTCTGAAGACTCTTCCATAATAAAATCATATTTAAGATATAATATAATGAGCTAAGAATATTTATTACCCTAAAATGTTTTTTGAAATCTATAACAGATAGAATTTCTGCTGATAAAATTAGTAGTAAAGCTACTAACACCAAATAGTTTATTTTTTCTACCTCTACAACATAAAAAAAAGAAACCGAACAAACAATCAAGGTCTTAGTATAGATCAACCACTCTTCTTTAAAAATGGCAGTTAACAACAGTAAAGCTCCTGAAATAAACAATAATTGATATGCAAGTTTTCTTTTACTCAATAGTATTTTATTTATAATCTAAAACCCTTCAAATTCTTCAGACTTAAGATATTTATATTTAGTAATCATATAATTCACTAAAAAAATCATCGCAAGAGGTAAACAAATTAGTCTAATCACTTTTAACTCGTTTGACTCAAGATAAAATGCATCTATCAATAAAATAAAATCACTAAAAGCAAAATTTAGCATTGCCAAAAAAAACCATAGTGACTTCTCTGATCTAATATTCATATAGTGCATTGCTCCGACAATTAACAAACCGTAGAGCAATAGCAAATGAAGAAATCCTATCAAATTTAAATCCCCCATCGGCTCCCTTATAACCGAATATGTAATAAAAAATATAACCGTATACAAAGAACTTCCCAGTACCAATGTAAAAACATCTCTACGATTATATTTAAAAGACTTATGATTATAATACAAAAAATAAAACAACAATATATAACCGATTATACTAATCAACATCTTGTGCTTTACCGTAATTATATCACCAATCGAATAGATCAATTCTGAAATAAAAAACACACAAAGAACAACAATATGGAGTGTCTTTATTTTCTTACTACTCCATAGATAGTGTAAAGTGATTAATACAAATAACATTGGTGTACTGTAAGTACTTAAAAAAGGAATTCGAAACACAAACCCTAGTACCTGTAATACAATCAAAAAAGAAATTAAAAATTTTAGTAGTTTCCCTTCATTCATCAAATTTAGATTGCATAAAATAGAGGGAATATACCCCTAAAAATGCCGAGTTAAACAATTTTCCCTTTTGTTAATATACTAAATTTCAATCAAATAAATCAAATTACCCTAACCAACAACTTCTAATTCTTGATTTTTAAGGGATCTGCGCTTGAAATTTTAAACTTCACTAAGAAAAACACTGCTAATAATTGATATATGGAATTTATAATTCTTAACTCTAATGAAGGAACATAAAATCGATCCAACGCAAAACACGCATCACTAATCACAAAATTTAAAATCGCAATAGCAAACCAAAGAGACTTGGGCGATCTTATATTTATATATTGAAAGATGGCTCCAATTAACAAAGCGTAAAGAATTATTAAATAAGCTATCCCAAAAGGTTTTATATCCCCCATATTTTGATTTGTAACTACAAATATCGCATAAGTGATAATAGTCCAAAATATAAAGAAGACAACCAGATAAATCACATCTGTACTACTATAATCTATAGGTTTATGATTTTTATATAAAAAATAAAACAGAACAAAGTAACACAGAGTATAACTAAGTAAAACATACCTAAAACCATTTTCTATTCCCGTTAACAAGAATATATCTCCCAGAAAGCAAAGCGATAAGACGACTACAAACAAAGGATCAACTTTATCAACATTAAACCAATACAACATGAAAAACAAAGGTACAGTCATTGGTTTGACGTAAAACTCAATGGTTGGGTTTTGCAATATTGTACTTAGAACACACAAGCCTCCAGTGATTAATAACAATATTTTTATAAGTGTCCTTACCTTCATTAACCAATCAAGTTAAGAAAATCATCTTCACTTATAATTGTAACTTCCAATTTGCTTGCTTTTTCTAATTTACTAGGTCCCATATTAGCTCCAGCTACGACGTATGAAGTTTTAGAAGAAATTGAACTAGATACTTTGCCGCCATTATCTTCTATCAATTTCTTAAGTTCATTACGAGATACTTTTTCAAAAACACCAGAAACTACAAAGATTTGACCTTTTAATGTATCTGTTTGATTAGCAAGTTTATCTGCAGAAATTTGTAATTGAATTCCATATTGCGTAAGTCTATTTACTAACTCTCTATTATATTCTGTATCAAAAAATTCTCGAACACTTTGTGCTATTTTAATCCCTATTTCATCCACATTCACCAGTTCTTCTTCTGTAGCAGAAACAATAGATTCGATAGATTTATAATGTTTGGCTAGTTTCTTTGCTACAGTTTCTCCTACATATCTGATACCCAAGCCAAATAAAACTCTTTCGAAAGGAATTTGCTTAGACTTAGCTATTCCTTCTATTAAATTATCCGCGCTTTTTTCTGCCATTCTCTCCAGCGGAATCACTTGTTCCTTCTTTAGATCATACAAATCTGCATAATTCGTAATCAAACCTTCTTTCACCAATAAAGCAACAGTTTCTCCTCCTAAACCTTCTATATCCAAAGCTTTACGGGAAATATAATGTTGTATTCTACCAATAATCTGAGGAGGACAACCATAAACATTAGGGCAATAATGTTGAGCTTCGCCTTCTTTTCTTATTAATTCAGTATTACATTCAGGACAGGATGTTATGTATTGAGTAGGAACAGAATCTTTATTTCTTTTAGTAAAATCAACACTTATGATTTTTGGAATAATCTCTCCTCCTTTTTCTACAAAAACGGTATCCCCTTCTCTTATATCAAGCTTAGCAATCTGATCTGCATTGTGCAATGAAGCTCTTTTTACTGTTGTTCCTGCTAATTGCACGGGCTCTAAATTTGCTACCGGTGTTATAGCTCCGGTTCTACCGACCTGATACGTAATTTCATTAAGTTTAGTAACAACCTGTTCTGCTTTAAACTTATAAGCCATTGCCCATCTTGGCGCTTTGGAAGTAAAACCTAACTCTTCTTGTTGTTGTAAATCATTAACTTTAATAACTACCCCATCTGTCTCATAAGGCAACTCTCTTCTTTTTTCATCCCACATATTAACAAAATCAAGAACTCCATCAATAGATGTAACTAAACGTGATTCTTGTGGTACTTTAAACCCCCATTCTCTCGCTTTCTCCAGACTTTCATACTGAGAAGAAATCCCTAATCGATCTCCGGCAAGGTTATACAACAAACAATCCAAAGGACGTTTAGCTGTTTCACTACTATCCTGAAGTTTTAAACTACCTGAAGCTGTATTTCTAGGATTTGCGTAAGGTTCTTCTCCGGCGGCAATTCGTTCCTGATTCATCTTTGCAAAACCTTCATATGGTAACACAATTTCTCCTCGTATATCAAACTTTGGAGGATAATCCCCTTTCAGTTTTAAAGGTACCGATTTAATTGTTTTTACATTTGTAGTAACATCATCTCCCTGAATTCCATCTCCTCTGGTTACAGCTCTAACTAATTCTCCGTTTTCATAAGTAAGACTTATAGATGCTCCATCGTATTTAAGTTCACATGTATAATTTACATCACCATCTACTAACTTTTTAATTCTGGTTTCCCAGTCTAATAAATCTTCTTTAGAATACGAATTATCCAAAGAATACATACGCTGTTCGTGAACTACAGTATTAAAATTCTTAGTAACCTCTCCTCCTACCCTTAAAGTAGGTGAATTTGCATCATAAAACTCAGGATGCTTTTCTTCTAAAGCTTGAAGATCTTTAAGTTTCATATCAAACTCATAATCACTTATGGTAGCTGCATCTAATACATAATAATTATAGTTATGTTGTCTTAACTCCTCTCTTAATTGATTGATCTGTTGTTCTATACTCATTGTTCTGGTATCAGTTTTCTGCTATCAGTATTTTTTATTTATATCTTGTTTTATGTTCTATCAGACTTTAGCCATTTTGGTACTTGAGCAGGTTTAAATTCTCGCATTTTTTGCAGTAAATGATCTATATCATCATCAACTAACAATAATTCATAGTTCTCCATTTTCAGAAAACCATTACGTACCATATTTTCTAACAATTGTAGCAAATGGTCATAAAACCCATTAATATTAAGCAAACCAATAGGTTTTTGATGTAATCCTAATTGTGACCATGTTATAATCTCAAACAACTCTTCTAACGTCCCAAAACCTCCTGGTAATGTAATAAATCCATCACTAAGTTCTTGCATTTTCATTTTCCGCTGGTGCATATTCTCTGTGGTAATCAATTCCGTAAGTCCTAGATGAACCACTTCCTTTAATTTTAAAAAATCAGGGATCACCCCTATCACCTTTCCTTTATGGGTAATTGCACCTTCTGCCACCTTTCCCATAATACCAATTTTTGCTGCTCCATAAACCAATGCAATATCTTGCTGAGCCATTTTTTCTCCCAACAGGAATGCATCATCAATCACTTTGATATCATTACCTTCACTGCTTCCGCAAAAGACACAAATAGAAGTCAACTTATTCATAAACTATGTATATTTTTAAATTAAATCAGCTCGTATCATACGATCATTGTTATACAAATCCTTACGTAAGGTCACAGACTGGAATCCATATTTTTTAATCATATTTTTTGTTTCGATTCCAAGATATTGATTAATTTCAAAATATAACAAACCTTCATCCGCCAGACTCTTTTCTGCCAATGCTGTAATTGTTCTGTAAAAAATTAATGGATCTTGATCTGACACAAAAAGTGCTACATGAGGTTCATTTTCTAACACATTAGGTTTCATTTCTTGTTTTTCGAGCTCTCGAACATATGGTGGATTAGAAACTATAATATCAAAAACATCATCTAACTCACCCAATCTAAGTATATCTTCTTTTAGAAAATTTATTTCAACATTATTATAAACTGCATTTGCTTTAGCAATTTTAAGCGCTTCTTCAGAAACATCAATTGCATAGACATCTGCTTTAGGTAAATTTTTAGCTAACGAAATAGCAATACATCCGCTACCGGTTCCAATATCTAAAATCTTTAGCTTCTTGCTTTGTTCTTTATTTTTATAATCTTTTATAATCCAATCGACTAATTCTTCGGTTTCTGGCCTTGGGATCAATACATTTTGATCAACTTTAAATAATAGTCCATAAAATTCTGTGTCACCGATAATATATTGAATTGGATCCTGATTCTCTAGTCGGTTTCTCGCATTCATAAAGTCTGACAATTTATCACCACTAATCACGGTATCCAAAGCCATTGCCACATCAACACGTCTCAATCCAAGAATTTTCTCAGAAAGCATATAAAAAAAAGATAGTACTTCTTCTGGCTCATACAATTCTGATAGTGCATCTATAAAATCTTTTCTAAGGTCTTTAATCTTCAAAACCTACAATTCTTTTATCATCCAAGCCTGACAGCTATAGTGTCCGGTATTACCCATAGGAGCATCAAGAGATGTAAATCCAACTTTACCGTATAATTTTCTGGCATCTTCCATATAAGGCATTGTTTCTAAATAACATTTAGTAAACCCTTGTTCTTTGGCAAATTCCAAGCACTTGTTCATCATTTGAGAACCTAACCCTTTTCCTCTTGCTTCTGGAAGAAAATACATTTTTTGTAGCTCACAGATTTCTGAACTTTCATTTTCTAATTGAGCAATCCCGGCTCCTCCAATAATCCTTCCATTATTTTCTACTACATAATATCTTTTTCTTGGAGCATCGTACGTTTCGTACATCATATCTAGAGCTTCATCCTCATATGCGGTTCCAACTTTAGGAACCCCCATTTCTATTAAAACATCTCTAAGAACTTGAGCTAAAGCTTTATTATCT
Coding sequences:
- a CDS encoding ion channel, which codes for MAKRIKDPGIGLSSDEQAKRFINSDGSFNIKHVNRRTSISRSYNYLISITWTQFFGWVLLGYVLINSFFAIIYTLIGISAIAEPTGSLFRDFLKAFFFSAQTVTTVGYGAMAPTGVIFGVISSFEALIGLLSFSFITGLLYGRFSKPKSSIRFSDIMVVREHKGVDCIMFRLMSRSTNVMIRPKVEMTLALSQKSKDKKYINNFYNLKLERNEITYLPTTWTVVHPINESSPLNEFRREDLSRLHGEILILVTYYDESFAQELHQVHSYILSNLKLDEAFVPAFHYDEDGFTILDHDKIGKTKNYKSDS
- a CDS encoding DNA-directed RNA polymerase subunit omega, whose protein sequence is MDLKKSNAPVNTTTIDKNLVDQPTDNIYEAISVISKRANQINTDIKKELLEKLDEFATYNDSLEEIFENKEQIEVSKFYERLPKPHSLAAQEWLDGKIYYRNTKTDSESL
- a CDS encoding GNAT family N-acetyltransferase — protein: MSAIKIRSVVPEDNKALAQVLRDVLIEMGVPKVGTAYEDEALDMMYETYDAPRKRYYVVENNGRIIGGAGIAQLENESSEICELQKMYFLPEARGKGLGSQMMNKCLEFAKEQGFTKCYLETMPYMEDARKLYGKVGFTSLDAPMGNTGHYSCQAWMIKEL
- a CDS encoding TIGR00730 family Rossman fold protein; its protein translation is MNKLTSICVFCGSSEGNDIKVIDDAFLLGEKMAQQDIALVYGAAKIGIMGKVAEGAITHKGKVIGVIPDFLKLKEVVHLGLTELITTENMHQRKMKMQELSDGFITLPGGFGTLEELFEIITWSQLGLHQKPIGLLNINGFYDHLLQLLENMVRNGFLKMENYELLLVDDDIDHLLQKMREFKPAQVPKWLKSDRT
- a CDS encoding lysoplasmalogenase family protein, whose translation is MQNPTIEFYVKPMTVPLFFMLYWFNVDKVDPLFVVVLSLCFLGDIFLLTGIENGFRYVLLSYTLCYFVLFYFLYKNHKPIDYSSTDVIYLVVFFIFWTIITYAIFVVTNQNMGDIKPFGIAYLIILYALLIGAIFQYINIRSPKSLWFAIAILNFVISDACFALDRFYVPSLELRIINSIYQLLAVFFLVKFKISSADPLKIKN
- the ligA gene encoding NAD-dependent DNA ligase LigA, which gives rise to MSIEQQINQLREELRQHNYNYYVLDAATISDYEFDMKLKDLQALEEKHPEFYDANSPTLRVGGEVTKNFNTVVHEQRMYSLDNSYSKEDLLDWETRIKKLVDGDVNYTCELKYDGASISLTYENGELVRAVTRGDGIQGDDVTTNVKTIKSVPLKLKGDYPPKFDIRGEIVLPYEGFAKMNQERIAAGEEPYANPRNTASGSLKLQDSSETAKRPLDCLLYNLAGDRLGISSQYESLEKAREWGFKVPQESRLVTSIDGVLDFVNMWDEKRRELPYETDGVVIKVNDLQQQEELGFTSKAPRWAMAYKFKAEQVVTKLNEITYQVGRTGAITPVANLEPVQLAGTTVKRASLHNADQIAKLDIREGDTVFVEKGGEIIPKIISVDFTKRNKDSVPTQYITSCPECNTELIRKEGEAQHYCPNVYGCPPQIIGRIQHYISRKALDIEGLGGETVALLVKEGLITNYADLYDLKKEQVIPLERMAEKSADNLIEGIAKSKQIPFERVLFGLGIRYVGETVAKKLAKHYKSIESIVSATEEELVNVDEIGIKIAQSVREFFDTEYNRELVNRLTQYGIQLQISADKLANQTDTLKGQIFVVSGVFEKVSRNELKKLIEDNGGKVSSSISSKTSYVVAGANMGPSKLEKASKLEVTIISEDDFLNLIG
- the prmC gene encoding peptide chain release factor N(5)-glutamine methyltransferase encodes the protein MKIKDLRKDFIDALSELYEPEEVLSFFYMLSEKILGLRRVDVAMALDTVISGDKLSDFMNARNRLENQDPIQYIIGDTEFYGLLFKVDQNVLIPRPETEELVDWIIKDYKNKEQSKKLKILDIGTGSGCIAISLAKNLPKADVYAIDVSEEALKIAKANAVYNNVEINFLKEDILRLGELDDVFDIIVSNPPYVRELEKQEMKPNVLENEPHVALFVSDQDPLIFYRTITALAEKSLADEGLLYFEINQYLGIETKNMIKKYGFQSVTLRKDLYNNDRMIRADLI
- a CDS encoding outer membrane protein assembly factor BamD; this encodes MKRLLFLLIFVLTLGSCSEYQRVLKEEEVGPKYKLAEELYKEGKYKKALRLFEQIVPQFRGKPQAERVMYYYSDTYYNLEDYYLAGYQFERFAKSYPNSEKREEASYKGAKSYYYLSPRYSLDQKETDEALEKLQTYINTFPESENLDEANKLVAELRNKKEKKAFEIAKQYHHRENYKVAINAFDNYLIDYPGSAFREKALYYKLESQYLLAIGSYEVFVKERLEVANDFYNNYKKYFKEGEFTANAEEISEDIKTRLEKYK
- the dapA gene encoding 4-hydroxy-tetrahydrodipicolinate synthase, whose amino-acid sequence is MSAFLKGTGVALATPFNSDGSIDFAGVGSLVEFCIDGGVEYLVVLGTTAESVTLTKEEKKSLVAHIVKINNKRLPLMIGIGGNNTAAILQEMKDTDLSDFDAVLSVVPMYNRPSQEGIYQHYKTINDQASLPILLYNVPSRTGTNMTAETTLRLAQLDKIVGIKEATGDFTQVLKILKDRPKDFLVISGDDALALPAVAAGGDGVISVVGQGFPKEFSEMIRLGLSGETKKAFEILYKMLPILDYAFEEGNPAGIKNILKVKGICEDYLRLPLISVSKNLAYKIEEFVNNN